The following proteins come from a genomic window of Nicotiana tomentosiformis chromosome 12, ASM39032v3, whole genome shotgun sequence:
- the LOC138902453 gene encoding uncharacterized protein, translating to MGSNTIIGALFQDGTSQVRPLYFNGHHLSHWKVCMEIYTMPYDIKVWRVIEKENLPIPPKKDANGQVIVSTDPLDLDDYTNEQVAVITVNTKAKNLLYNAISGEEYKKISSCETVKEIWDKLEVTYEGTNKVKETRINLLVRDYELFQMKDGESIEEIFFRFNKILGDLKSFGRPIKSGEHRCSKATTAESKNEEEEEGGEQDKNIAMLSQVVTSMMRINRNNRRGKTNFRKGRMRNEADKNDRRCYECGKFGHIQVDCPELKKKLIINIQKKKAFGTWSDEEEYDHEEIANICFMAISENKDSAELRLMAVNNDEEDDSREPCLLADEGTNEVRISLCPNCYELQEFVDIALADIESVVNKLRRIKREKKD from the exons ATGGGATCTAACACTATTATTGGTGCTCTATTTCAAGATGGAACCTCTCAGGTTCGACCCCTCTACTTCAACGGTCATCACCTCTCGCACTGGAAAGTGTGCATGGAAATTTATACTATGCCATATGACATCAAAGTATGGCGTGTGATAGAAAAGGAAAATCTTCCAATTCCTCCTAAGAAGGATGCAAATGGTCAAGTCATCGTATCAACTGATCCTCTTGACTTGGATGATTACACTAATGAACAAGTTGCTGTTATAACTGTTAATACAAAAGCAAAAAATCTACTGTACAATGCTATCAGTGGAGAAGAATATAAAAAGATATCAAGTTGCGAAACTGTCAAAGAAATATGGGACAAACTGGAGGTCACTTACGAAGGAAccaacaaagtgaaagaaactAGGATAAATCTCTTGGTTCGGGACTACGAGTTATTTCAAATGAAGGATGGTGAATCTATAGAAGAAATATTTTTCAGGTTCAACAAAATTCTTGGAGATCTCAAGTCGTTTGGTAGACCTATCAAAAGTGGAGAACAT AGGTGCTCTAAGGCAACTACGGCTGAATCAAAAAATGAAGAGGAGGAAGAAGGAGGAGAACAAGATAAAAACATTGCTATGCTCTCTCAAGTCGTAACTAGCATGATGAGAATAAACAGGAATAACAGAAGAGGGAAGACTAACTTTAGGAAAGGAAGGATGCGCAATGAAGCtgataaaaatgatagaaggtgCTATGAATGTGGAAAGTTTGGTCATATTCAAGTTGACTGTCCTGAACTAAAGAAGAAGCTCATCATAAACATACAAAAGAAGAAAGCTTTCGGAACTTGGAGTGATGAGGAAGAGTATGATCACGAGGAAATTGCTAACATATGTTTCATGGCCATAAGTGAAAATAAAGATTCAGCAGAACTTAGATTGATGGCAGTCAACAATGATGAGGAAGACGACTCAAGAGAACCTTGTCTCTTGGCAGACGAAGGAACTAATGAGGTACGTATTTCCTTATGCCCTAATTGTTATGAACTTCAAGAATTTGTTGATATTGCTCTTGCAGATATAGAAAGTGTTGTAAATAAGCTCAGAAGGATCaagagagaaaagaaagactAG